The Aquicella siphonis DNA segment GCGAACAGGACAAACTGCGTCACCCGGGCGGTACGGACATGCCGGCTTATCCCGGGTCCACGGCTGCCATCTTGTCCACCCTTGACCAGTCCGTTTCTCCCGAGGCCCATCTTTTGCTGCAAAGCTTCATACTGGTGGAGCCTGTTTCTACAGAATCCTGGCCTTCGGCCACCGTGTGCGAAACCCTTCTGATTCATTCAAAAAAAGTCAGCGACAGCATGAAGGCGACCATGGGCGTCAAGAGTTCATCGCATACGGTTGATGTTGTCAGCTTTAACGAGGGAGGATGCGATGTCGTTGTTTCTCCTCCCTGTCCCCATGATTTTGACCTTAATCAATTGCCCGGAAAAAGCACGGCTTGCTATATTTTCACGACGGACAAGAAGCTTTATTATGCGGATAAAAAACTGAGGCTTTGCAGTCTGGTTCCGGTGGAACCAAAAAACCTGGCGGACTTGTGTGAATTTCTGAAAATCGATGTTTCCAGCCATGCCGAACAAGGTTACAAACAGCTTATTGAGCTGCTGGATCATGAAAAACTGATAGGCATCACTTCATTCACGGGGCATATCCATGGCATGGGATTTTATAAAAAAAATGAGCCTGGTTCCGTCATGTCGTCTCTTGAGTCGGCGAACAGCATAGCGTATCAACTCCTTGGGCCGCGTCATTTTCCTACCTGTTATACAGTCAGGGATGAAATGTCGCAATATATCGGTGTCTTTTCCAAGCTGTTGCCGGGATTCAAGCCGAATCGGGACAAGCCGTTGCAGCAGCAGGACCTGGAACTTTCGTCATTAAAATGCATGATCAAAAAACGTGACGCGGAAGACCTCCGGCAACTGGATGAGTTGTTCGCCGTCATCAGGGAAATGCTTCCCTTGCTGAAAAGAGAAGTATCCGGCGATAGCAATTATTTCTATCAGGTCTGGGAATTCGCACGGAATACGGGCAACTATTATCTGGGTGACGAGAGCAGCGCGGTGCATGTCAAGCCAAAGCTGGAGGCCTTCCTCAAGCTTAACATCCCCACGATCACATTTGGCAAGCTGGAAGAATTGCGGGGCGTGCTGATGAAGCGCAAATCAGCTATCTTGCTGTCCAAATCGAGTTATGTCGCCACTCAGCACCAGCATGACAAGGAAATGATATTAATAGACAAGGCGATTGAAAAACTCAATCAGGTGCTGCTTGATGAGACGGCCTTGTATCTCAAACACTTGCATGGAATAAGCTGCACGCTTCAGGAAAACTGGGTGGATGTGGCGGCCGAACAGACAAATCCGAGCAGTAAATACGCGAACATACAGATTGACGACGGCATGGTGGCGAGTCTGCACGTTTCACTTGAAGATGTCTTGCATTTTCGTATCCTGTGCGGGCAGGCGATAGGACTGACTTCGCGGTATTTTATGCAAGACCCTGACGGCCATGCGAAAAACCTTTCCAGCGACGGCTGCAACGTGGATGGTGACCTGGCTGTTTATCCATTGACGTACCGGTTCAAGAGTCCGGGAAGAAAGCCTTTGCCAAAGGATTTTATCCTGGACGTCAATGATTATATCAATTTTCCGAATTTGACCGCTGCAAATTTCAGATACTGGCCGACACGGGCGACTATTCTTGACACGTCTGCCGATACCGCATTGTCCCCGGTCTCGGATATCACTAAAAATTATTTTACCACTCAGGACAACCAAAATTACCAAAGTTTGTGTGACCGCCCCGTTTTCAATTTCCAGAAATATGTTCAACTGATTATACTGGCATTGACCGACAAGGCGATGTACACATCCTGCGCAATGCTGCACATGCCGGATGATTTGCATATGCTGAATGATGAGGGCAATACCTCGGCACCCCTGCCGTTACTCAATTCAAGCGGCGAACGAGAGGATGTCCGGCAGAAATGGATTGAGTTTCGCACGGCGCGCGCGCTGGAAGCAAGGAATCTGGCGCTTCAGCTGGCTCCCTTGAGAAAAATCATGGAACGTCATGGAGACTTTATACTGGATCTTGTCTTGAGTCATTTTCGCCTGTTTTTACGAGACCGCGCGTACGAACTGAATCCCAAGGCGATGAGAATCCTGGAGGAGGGAATACAGATGCCAGCCATTGCGCGCGCGTTTAACGCTTTAAAAACAGATATTCTGGAATCAACAGCCAATCTTGACATGGGCGCGGCTGTTGTGGGCATGCGGCATACACACTGATTTTATCGTCACAATACAATCATGACGAGGAAAGGGTAGTCACGCGCTTTAATTTCTCAACGATTTGAGAATGCATTTGATGCAAAATTGCAGATATTTTTCCTGCTGCTTCTTGTCCCGGATGAATATATTGGGGTCAAGCGCGGCGGAACTGATTATAGACAAAATCAGGGTCATGATAAATTCGGGCGCGGCCTTTTTGTCAATATCCCCGTTTTTCTGGTAATGTCTGAATGCATCCAGCCAGGCTCGTGTTTCCTTATTTAGGGTGATACCGATGGCTCGGCTGTGCCGGCGTTCCACGCGCTGCCAGTTTATCATTTTTACAACATCGGGATTGCTGCGGTAAAACTTCATGTTTTGCGCAAAGAGTTCTTCGAGGAATTTTTCAAAGGGGAGTCCGGTATCCGGGAGTGTCCCGGTTTTTCCAGAGGCTTGTTCAACGATATCGTGTTTGACCGCGACCCAGAGGTTTTCCTTGCTTTTAAAGTGATGAAAAACAAGACTGTGATTAACTTGCGCGAGCGCGGCAATTTTGCCTATCGACGTTCCAGCGAATCCATTTTCAGCAAACAGGCTTTTGGCTGCGGCGAGGATTTTTTCTTTTGTCGTCAGATGATTCATGGGCCGTCTCCGATATTAATTGACTAGTCAGTCAATCACGGGTTATGATACTTGACTGACTGGTCAATCAAGTATATCAGTCTCCCGGTGCCAGAACAAGCGCTGCTGCGCGCAGGCTATTGAAAAAAATCAATTTATGCCGTGGCAGGCCTTTTGCGGACAAAGAGCCGTGAGAAACATCAGTGTGAGTTTGTCCGGCAGCGGGCCACAAAATTAAAAGCAGTCCATGAGGGGGTGGTCAATGAGTATAAAAACGGTTACCTATGAATATCATCACATGGGCATTCCCACCACGCAGGAGCGCCCTGGCGAGCGATATAGTTCAACATTTAAAATGTTCACATCAGGCGGCGAGAACAGTGAATTCCGTATTCAGTATCATCGGTTTGAAGAAGACAGTCCCCTGCATCCGCTGATCAAGACAGTGCCGCATGTGGCATTCAGGGTCAGCAGTATTGACGAAGCGATTGCGGGAAAGACGGTCATATTGGGTCCATATTATCCATTCGCCGGCTTCAGGGTCGCCATGATAGACGATCATGGAACACCCATTGAATTCATTGAAACCACACTGAGTGAAGAAGAAATATGGTCAGGCCCCAAGGCAAATTCTGTTATCTATCCTGACGATGCGACATAAGCCGCTGCCCGCCCCGCAAATTTCCCGAAGCGGGGCGGCGCAGACATGAAAATATTTCCGCAATAGGACATTGATGATATTCATTTGATAAATTGAATGTTTCAATTCATGTCAATGTCTTGTTATGAAAGTGCTCCAGGCAGTCTTAAGTCTGTTTTAATCTTCGATTCATAAAATGAAATGAAGATGCAAAAGGACACATAACTGGCGAAGGAGAATACGCATGATCACAAGACCTGACATTTCACGCATTATCATTATGGGCGATAGTCTCTCGGACAGGGGCACTATCTATAAGAAAAAATTGTTTGGTTTTATTCCCATGAGTCTGCTGGCTGGCCTGACCGGCACGGCTCCCGGCGACAGTTTTACAAACGGCATGCCGTGGAGTGATCATTTCATCGCCGCGCTCGCCAATGAATTCACGATTAAAAAATTCCAGAATGATAAAAAGTGGCGCAGTGACGATATGGCGGATGCCATTATTAATAACGATATCCATGTCAGACGGGCAATCGAGTATTATTTCAATTTGCGTGATGATAAAAAAGTTGATTACCGCGATAATGAATTCGTTCGCTGTTATACAGAGGGAGGGCTGACCTCGCATAGTTACAAATGGGTTCCCAGCATAAGCATCAAGCGCTTTTTTACCCGGTTGATATTGTCCACACTGCGTGAAAAGCGCGCGGATCTTCTCGCGCATGATGAAGAACATGCCAATGTGTTGCCGCCAAAAGAAAAAGCCAAAACGCTGATCATTGAATGGTCTGGCGCGAATGACTTGATCACGGTGAATGAGCGGCCGTCAATGACCGAAGTCAACAAGGCGGTGGCGGAGAGGATAAGAAACATTGAAACGCTTGTCGCTCATGGTTATCGTCATTTTTTTTGATGAACCTGCCTGATTTGTCGCTGACACCCCGGTTTCAGGCTAAAGACAAGTATGAGCGCGAAAACGCGAGAGCCTGCTCGGCGTATTTTAACAGGCGGTTAATGGCTGCTTGTGCCGGATTGCAAAAGCAATACCCTGACTGCACGATTGAAGCGGTGGATGTAAACCGTGAATTTGCCGAAATGTTCAATCATCCGGAAAAATATCAGATGGACAAGTCCAAGCTAAGTCAGCCGTACACGAAATCCGGAGATTTCCGCATATTGAAAAACGGGACGTCGCCTGCGACAGGGTATATGTTTTGGGATGACGTGCATCCGACGGCAGATGTGCATGCCATGCTTGCCTATATTTTTTGTGAGCGGTATCGAAACCGCTTTCATTTCATGGATCCGGCCGTCGCTCAACAAAAGCGCAAATCACAAATGGGCAGGCAAGTTCGTGTCCTGGAAAGAACGCATTCGTGTGACAGGCTGCGTCTCAATCAGTTCGGCGTCTTATGCCATACGCACCGCAATGACAGACAACACGCGCCCTCGAGTCATGAGCTGCGCCGTCAGTCTGCGCAATCCAGAATCCAGCCATCCGATTGCCATGATGAAACAGTTGATAATCCGGCGAATAAAAGCAGATGTTGACAAAATGTGATGGTGCGGGATTCCCGTTCATGGTTCGAGACGCCGCTGACGCGGCTCCTCACCACGAACGGGATTTTCACCACCGTTCGCTCCTTCGACAAGCTCAGGACAGGCCTGAGGAGGCACGCAGTGCCGTCTCGAAGGGCCTGTCCTGAATCTGGCGAAGAAAGGAGGCCGTGCAGTTTAAGCGCGGCATACGTTAAATAACCACTTGACGAGTTCAACCATGACCCGTGTATCCTGCTCGCAATAGTCCAGCATGGCTTTTTTCAGCAGTTTTTTCCGCTCGGGTGAGGTTCGCGCTGAAACGAGTTCTTCATATGCCCGCTGGGCGTCACCGCCGTTTGCGACCAGCATATCCTCATAGCTGTAAGCTTGTCCCAGCAGCGCCGGAGCAACACGTTTCAGGCTGAAACTGCCGGCGAAGGCATTGTCATATACGGAGGCGCGGATGATTTCAAGAGGATCGGCCAGGCGCTCCAGAAGATTGACCAGGGCTTCGCTGTGTTCGGAAGAAAAGTCAGCCAGCTCACGGATACGGTCAGATTCAAATTTGCTGTAATAGGCGAGAATGGAACCCTGCGTCTGACAGGCGTCCAATAGCGCGGAAATAAGGCTTGGCCGCGGATCGTCGTCCGCTTCATGAAGAAAATCAAGATGAGTGACGGCGGAATCAGGTGACTGCCAGACATGCACGCTGAACTGAAAGGGAATATGCTGAAAGGGGTGGCATCCCGCGAACCGCGGAATGGCTGGATTAATGGTTTCGAAATCCAGAAAAACCAGCGGAAATTTCCACGCTGCCAGGGCGGATCTGACGGCGTCACGGTCAAGATATCGTTCCCCGGTCTTGAAACAGGTGACTATTCGCTCTTGTAAATCATTCAGGCCGCGCAGCCGGGGATCGTCAAGCTGGATAATGCCTTCGTAATAGAGCTGCCATTTTTTTTCGCGCAATCCGGGCAAATTGAATATGCTGGTTTCAGGCACTTTTTTTTCCGGCCAGCAATGACTTGTGAAACCGCATTCAGTCGGTGACAGGCAATAAGGACCGATGTCGATATCAGGAACGGTTTCCTGCCGGATGACGGTCAAGATTTCTTTTACTTTTGGCTTGATTTCCAGATAATTCTCACGGATGCGCTCGGTCACGTCCACTTCGACGAAGAGGTGTGTCAAGTCGGGATGGCGGCAATCAGGATTCAGATGAACGATATGAATTTTTTCTAAAGGCAGGCCGCTCTTTGCCATGATCCAGGCTTGAAGGCCGACATCGTCAAGGTGTTCCGGCTTGACTTTGGTGGTTGACTTGACTTCATAGATGCGCCAGCGTTTTGTTTCGGGGGAATACTGAATGATGTCGGCTCTTGCGTAACATCCCATGTACTCGAAAGCGGCTTCATAAATTATAGGTGATCCCGCAGTAATCAATTCCCTGGTTCTGGCGAGGGCGCCGGTAAAATCCCAGGGTTTGTTATCGACAAGTTCTCCTCCGGCATATTGTTTTCTGGCCGCGTCACCCACCAGATTGCCCTGGTCAAACAAGGCCTGGAGATCCGGCGTGACGGGTGCTTCAAGCGCAGGCTCATGTATGGTCAAATAAATACACTTGAGGCAGCGATAGCCTCGCATGAGTTTGGTTTTGCTGATCAGTCTGGGTATGGGGTTCATGTGAGGGATAATAACAGGAACCGGTGGAAATGATCGAGCAGACTGTGACTTCCGGTTCATTTCTTTCTGTGGGCTTTGGGCTTTAACCCGCGGCTGCTAAACCATTCGTCACCATAAGATACGAAGATTTCCTCACCCTTGTGTATGGTTCGGACGGCCTTGAATGTGACAACCCGGCTTTTCATGTTAATCTTGTAATCCGCATTGGGATCGTCCGAGTGATTGTAAATGATGCCAAAGCCGGTAAATATGGCATATTTGCCGTTTGCATCGAAGTAATAATCCTCAAGCTTTTTGTCGCCGCCCCTGGAAACAATCATGTAGCATTCTTCAATTTTTTCGCCTTTGCGTATGGTTTTTTCCGCGAAGACACCATAACCATGCATGGGTGATTTTTTGACGGCTAATTTATTTTGGAATAATTTGGATTTCATAATCTTCGTGTGTTTTCTTGTCAATTATAAGTTACGAGTGGTTTTTATTAAGTATAATACATTCAACCACTTTTATCAGCCAGAATTCTTATCCGATTTCTGTCCTGCTGAATGGCATTTTTATCCCGTGTTTGATAACGATTCTAGAATAAATAAAAAATAACATCAGACGGAATGAATCACGTGTAATACCACGCCCCATATGTGTACATGGCTTTCTGCGCTGATTGTCAGGGGTTTATGCCTGGGATTTTCAGGTATCAAGGTGAATTGTCCATCCGGATTTCGATGCAGCCGCTTGACTGTCAGATGACCGTCTACAGATGCGATGACAATTTTTCCATCCACAGGCTGGATGCTGCGGTCCACAATGAGCAAGTCATTTTCATGGATTCCCGCGTTAATCATGGAGTCGCCAGATGCCCGAACCAGAAATGTTTGTGCCGGATGCGGAACCAGTGACTCATGCAAATTGAAGGATGTTTCAGCGCAAGTGTCAGCGGGCGAGGGCGGCCCGGCTTGTACTTTCGTGTCATATAGCGGAAGTTGATATCCCTTATGCAGGATGAGTTTTTGCACGGATGCGATTAATGCATCGGGTATGCGCATCGGTTTGGTCTTGCAGCCGAATTGCGGCCGTCTTCCGGCGCCCTTGCGCGCTCCGCCGTGTTTCATGCTGGTGCCTTTATATTCATCATAGGAAGGCAAGATACACTTGAAATCGTACGTAATCAAGTTTATTTTATGGCTTTAAGATGTAATTAGCCATGTAATCCTTTCGGGGCAGTTGACTTGAAACCATGGATATCTTCCTTCCGCGCCATGAGATGACACGCAAGATCATACACATTGATATGGATTGCTTTTATGCGGCCATTGAAATCCGTGACAATCCATCACTTGCCGACAAGCCGGTCGCGGTGGGCGGCCCGCAGAACGCGAGAGGCGTGATTTGCACGAGTAATTATGCCGCAAGGCAATACGGTGTACGCTCAGCCATGCCCGTTTCCAGGGCTGTCAGATTATGCAAACATCTGATTATCTTGCCGGTTAATATGCAGAAATACAAACAGGTGGCACAACGTCTGCATCAGATTTTCAGGGAATATACTCACAAGGTTGAACCGCTGGCACTGGATGAAGCCTACCTGGATGTGACCGGATCACCGTATTGCAAGGGCAGCGCAACATTGATCGCACAAGCCATACGGCAAAAAATTTTGGATACCGAGCAGCTAACGGCGTCCGCAGGTGTTGCTCCCAACAAGCTTCTGGCTAAAATCGCCAGCGGCTGGAAGAAACCGAATGGCATGTTCGTCATTAAGCCGGAACAGGTTGAGAGCTTTATCCGGACCCTGCCTGTTGCTGAATTATTCGGGGTGGGGAAAGTGACTGCGGAAAAACTGCATCGCATGGGGATTCAAACCTGTTTGGATTTGCAGTCATTGCCTGTGGCCGTTCTAACGGAAAAGTTTGGAAAACTGGGCCAGCATTTGCATGATCAGTGCCGCGGAATAGACCATCGTCCCGTCATGGCGGATAGGGAAAGAAAATCGTTGAGTGTTGAGCACACTTTTCCCAGCGATGTCAAAGACAAGTCTGTCTGCCTGGGGGCATTAAAAGTTCTTTACGAGAAACTGTGTATTCGTGTGCGTGACAACGCGCCTGATGGCCACATTAAAAACCAGTTTGTGAAAATCAAATTCAGTAATTTCAGGCAGGCTTCTGTTGAATGCGGCGCATCGGAATTGAATTTCGCGCAGTTCGAAGCCTTGTTTGACTCTGCGTTCGTCAAAAGTGATCTGCCTGTCAGATTGTTGGGTCTGGGTGTGCACCTTTGTGATAAAGACCAAATGCAGTTCGTTCAAACAACTTTCCCGGCTTTGAGCATGCCGGGATAAACTCTGTGGGAGTTCAGGGAAAAGTATCGCGGATTGTTTCTCTGGCTGTACGGATCCGCATGACGGGGAGAGAGCAGGTTCAATATCCTTTTTGCAGGTCTACGCGATTGAATAACGGCAGTCCTGCCATGAGGCGCCGGTAGTTTTCATATAATTGCGGCGCAGCAGTAACCGGATTGGTAACAGAAGCGATATGCGGCGTGACACGAATATCCGGATGTGACCAGAACGGGTGGTTTTGCGGCAGAGGTTCTTGTCTGAATACATCAAGACACGCGCCGCTCAATTGTCCTGAGGACAAGGCGCTTAGCAAATCCTCTTCCACCAGATGTTGTCCGCGTCCTACGTTTATCAGATACGCGCCATTGCGCAAATATGAAAATGTATTCCGATTCAGGATATTTTCAGTTTTCGCCGTCAGCGGCAGCATGCAGATCAGGATATCCGTATGGGACAGAAACTCATGAAACTGGGCGTCGCCCGCAAACTGGTTGACACCGGGCAATTGCTTGGGAGACTGGCTCCATCCATTGACAGTCAAGCCCATTTGCTGAAGGATGGATGCAGCTTTGCCGCCCAAATGGCCCAGCCCCATGATGCCTATGGCTTTATCAGCAAAAGTAAACGGAGGCTGCTTGTACCAGACACTGTTTTTCTGCTTGTCTGCCCAGTGTTGCACGCGTTTGATGTATTGCAAGACATAGGCGGCGACATATTGCACAATGTCATTTGCCATATAAGAGTCGACGATACGGACGATAGGGAGGCGAGAATCTATATCGGGATCGACGAAAATATGATCGACGCCCGCCGCCAGGGAGTAAATTGCCTTGGCATGGTGAAACTGCTTGAGCAGACCCGGCGGATGGTTCCAGACCAGTATCAACTCAATTTCTGAATGGTTTCCCGCATCGGGCCAGATACGGATATCAAGAGCAGGATCCAGATCCAGCAACGCCTGTTTCCATGCCTGACTAAACCATTGCATGGAGTGCCTTTCACTGTCATGTCTGCCGACCAGGATGAGAATAGCCATTTGCGGAGCTGCTACCATCAAATTAATGAAAACGGGCATCGTAACAAACTTGCGCAATAATTGAAACTGTAATAACCTAATGGTTGAAACGGCGCCGATTTGAGTTTCAGATTGCGGGCGCATGAACAAATACGGCTAAAGCGTTAGGGGTCATCGTCAGGTTACATGGTTGTCATCCCGTTGATTTAATTCCGTTTTAGCCCCTTTATCAGCAAGGGGGATTTTTGTGAGTCTTTTTACTGCATTAACATTAACTTGTTATCTCATTAAGGGTTTGAGCGGTTCATACCAACGCTCCACATCTTTTTTTCCCTGTTACGGGCTCTGTCGAATGTGCGGATAGTCTTTGGGCCGGTTCCCTGCTGTTATCCGTGCGGCGGTTTTGCGCAAGGTGACAGCATGGCTGGCTGGTTTATGCATGTTCAGCAGGCTGATGCCCACGAGAGGTGATTTGAGATGATTGAGTTGAAACAGGTTTGCAAGACCTTTTATTTACAGCAAAAACAGTTTCAGGCATTGAAAGAGATTGATCTTGCCATTCATCGCGGCGAGATATTCGGTATTTTTGGCGCGAGCGGCGCGGGTAAAAGCACCTTATTGCGCACGCTGAACTTGCTGGAAAAACCCACCAGCGGCCGTGTCTATATAGACAAGGTGGATTTGACTCAGCTGGATACCGCACAGCTGAATCAGCAGCGAAAAAAAAATCGGTATGATATTCCAGCACTTCAATCTGCTGAAATCGCGCACTGCCTATGAAAACATTGCATTGCCGCTGGAACTTCTGGGATTGACCAGGGAAACAATACGCAAAGAAGTCACGTCCCTGCTAACGTTAACGCGCCTGGAGGAGCATCAACATCATTATCCTGCGCAGTTGAGCGGCGGCCAGCAGCAGCGCGTTGCGATTGCCAGAGCGCTTGCGACCCGGCCTGATATTCTCCTTTGCGATGAGCTGACATCAGCGCTGGATTCGCAATCCACCCTGGCAGTCCTGAATTTATTAAAAGAAATCAATCAAGATCTGGGTGTGACGATTGTGTTGATTACCCATGAAATGGAAGTGATCAAGCATGTTTGCCACCGGGCTGGCGTGCTGGAACAGGGCGCATTGATTGAGTGCGGGCCTGTTGTGGAGCTTTTCGCCAGACCTAAATCGGATGTGACCAGAAAGCTGGTCCAAAAAGCCTTGCATATGGAGCTGCCGAAACAGATCACGGATCATCTTGATCTGGAACCCGATACCGCAAAATCCTGCCTGGTGCGGTTCACATTCGAAGGTGATAACAGCAGTCAGCCTCTGATTTCCAATCTGGTCAAGCAGTTTGACATCACGATCAATATCATCCAGGCCAATATTGAAAATATCCAGAATGCTTCCATTGGCTTCACTGTCTGTCTGTTAAGCGGGGAGCATGCGGCAGTTCATGAGGCGCTGGACTTTGCCAGACAATCATCCGTTTCTGTGGAGGTATTAGGGTATGCATGATCTGGCATTGTTATCTCTCGTGAAAGCCTTCTGGGAAACACTTTACATGGTGTTCATTTCCGGTTTTATCAGTATTGTTACAGGCCTGGTTCTGGGCTGTTTGTTATTCATGACGGGCAGCAGACAGGCGCTGGAAAACCGCTGGGCGCACCGTTCAATGGGTATGATCGTCAATGTCACGCGCTCCATTCCCTTTATCATTCTTATGATATCGCTGATTCCGCTGACCCGCATTCTGGCGGGCACCAGCATAGGAACCAATGCGGCGCTGGTGCCGCTGACTGTCGCCGCCATCCCGTTTTACGCGCGCATTTGTGAAAATGCCTTGTCTGAAGTGCCTTTCGGCTTGATAGAATCAGGCAATGCAATGGGTGCGTCAAACTGGCAGATCATTACTCGCATTCTCATACCTGAAAGTCTGCCCGCGCTGCTTCGCGGCGCAACCTTGCTGATAATCGGGTTGATCGGCTATTCAGCCATGGCTGGCGTGGTTGGAGGCGGCGGACTGGGTGAGCTCGCAATCAATTATGGTTATCAGCGCTTTAATGTTACTGTCATGCTCGAAACCGTCATTCTGCTGGTTGTAATGGTGCAGCTGGTGCAAATGGCGGGTGATTATCTGGCTGAGCGCCGGTCACTCAGACCGGTTTTATTGTTGAGCGCGTTGCTCTGGGCCGCATGCTTCACTTATCAGTTCTGGCCTAAAGCAGCCCTGGCTGAAGATACCATACGAGTGGGCGTGATGAGCGGACAATCCGAAGAAGTCATGAAGGCCGCGGCGTCAGTGGCAAGAAATCAATATGGTTTGCATTTGCAGATTGTCACGTTCAATGATTACGTACAACCTAACACCGCATTGAATAACGACAGTATTGACGCGAATATTTTTCAGCATCAGCCATATCTGGAAGGACAGATGCAGTCGCGTCATTACGCGCTGGTTCCCATTGCCAAGACATTTGTTTATCCCATGGGTTTTTATTCAAACAAGATCAGATCACTGTCAGAACTGCGCCGCGGCGCGGTGATCGCGATTCCCAATGATCCGAGTAACGGCGGCCGCTCATTGCTGCTGCTGGAAAAAGCCGGCCTGATTGCCTTGAAACCAGGCGCGGGCACCTATGCGAAGCCGGCTGACATCATAAAAAATCCGCTAGCTCTTCAATTCAGGCTGCTGGATGCGGCGCAGCTGCCGCGAGTGTTAAAAGATGCGGATATGGCCGCAATCACCAATGATTTCATTGGCCCTACCGGATTGACTATCAGTCAGGCTGTCCTGAAGGAAGATCGTGATTCGCCTTATGCCAATCTGATTGTTGTGCGTCAAGGTGATGAAAATAATCCTGTATATAAAAAACTGGTTGCAGTCATGCACTCGCCTTCGGTCGTCAAAGCGGCTGAAACAATCTATCCCGGCGGCGCGGCCATTCCCGCCTGGAAGGAATAGCTCACACTTCTCTCTTGTCTCTCTTATTTGACTGACCCCGGCCGCCGCTATCTGGCGGCCGGGAAATCTTTTATTTTCATCAACAGGTTACAAGACATTTGCGCGCCCCTCTCATTATTCTGATCTCGCCTATACTTAATTTAGGCATTGATTGCATTCATTTATGCCGTCCAAAAGCGGAAGTCATCACGATACAAGAAACGAGGGGGGTGACATATGCACAGACGAGAAGGTCAGAGAGGAAAAGAGAAATCGCGAGAACGCCGGGTAAAGAGAGTGCCAGCAAGCCATTTGGAACGTCTCAAAGGTGTCG contains these protein-coding regions:
- a CDS encoding ATP-binding cassette domain-containing protein → MIELKQVCKTFYLQQKQFQALKEIDLAIHRGEIFGIFGASGAGKSTLLRTLNLLEKPTSGRVYIDKVDLTQLDTAQLNQQRKKNRYDIPALQSAEIAHCL
- a CDS encoding methionine ABC transporter ATP-binding protein, giving the protein MIFQHFNLLKSRTAYENIALPLELLGLTRETIRKEVTSLLTLTRLEEHQHHYPAQLSGGQQQRVAIARALATRPDILLCDELTSALDSQSTLAVLNLLKEINQDLGVTIVLITHEMEVIKHVCHRAGVLEQGALIECGPVVELFARPKSDVTRKLVQKALHMELPKQITDHLDLEPDTAKSCLVRFTFEGDNSSQPLISNLVKQFDITINIIQANIENIQNASIGFTVCLLSGEHAAVHEALDFARQSSVSVEVLGYA